A stretch of Hemiscyllium ocellatum isolate sHemOce1 chromosome 38, sHemOce1.pat.X.cur, whole genome shotgun sequence DNA encodes these proteins:
- the pgap4 gene encoding transmembrane protein 246, protein MPGHWVQVMKCAERSGGGAGFPWRLSPRLRRPWVHALLLYVLTFGVVLPLLCQSLRQSRYFRQAAHLRRLTREALERSQARGEEAERYVRTATPPGGLGEGGGTPLVVAVVTTIRQQGAGYHYYLQVVAALHRLLVACRDCRGYRLLACNVDPDPEGHREALEAAHLITTVHRFGQGRRPAGGAYNRFEKEKEDYLYCLQEALSAYDPQHVVLLEDDAVPMEDFFPVLRDLLERRLTSPTTRGALYVKLYHPERLQGYLNPEPMRILEWLGLGALGGTSLGVVYRRLCGRASVTLSWAVLAVYTMLVVELAGRHYLLESRRLSPQLYSLVPATECCTPAMLFSAPAARRVLAYLGGVRCRPGYAKDTALYALLRAHGETAYALEPNLVTHIGLYSTLRGPIAEPSL, encoded by the coding sequence ATGCCGGGGCACTGGGTCCAGGTGATGAAGTGCGCCGAGCGGAGCGGGGGAGGGGCAGGCTTCCCCTGGCGCCTCTCGCCCCGTCTGAGGCGGCCCTGGGTGCACGCCCTGCTGCTCTACGTCCTCACGTTCGGGGTGGTGCTGCCCCTCCTGTGCCAGAGCCTCCGGCAGTCTCGCTACTTCAGGCAGGCGGCGCACCTTCGGCGCCTGACGCGGGAGGCGCTGGAGCGCAGCCAGGCGCGGGGCGAGGAGGCGGAGCGCTACGTCCGGACGGCAACACCGCCGGGGGGGCTCGGGGAGGGCGGAGGGACCCCCCTGGTGGTGGCGGTGGTCACCACGATCCGGCAGCAGGGCGCCGGCTACCACTACTACCTCCAGGTGGTGGCGGCCTTGCACCGGCTGCTGGTGGCTTGCCGGGATTGCCGGGGTTACCGTCTCCTCGCCTGCAACGTGGACCCGGACCCTGAGGGCCACCGGGAGGCGCTGGAAGCCGCTCACCTCATCACCACGGTCCATCGGTTCGGGCAAGGGCGCCGGCCAGCAGGGGGCGCCTACAACCGCTTCGAGAAGGAGAAGGAGGACTACCTGTACTGCCTGCAGGAGGCGCTGTCAGCCTATGACCCCCAGCACGTGGTGCTGCTGGAGGATGACGCCGTGCCGATGGAGGACTTCTTCCCGGTCCTGCGGGACCTCCTGGAGAGGCGGCTCACCTCGCCCACCACCAGGGGCGCCCTCTACGTCAAGCTCTACCACCCCGAGAGGCTGCAGGGCTACCTCAACCCTGAGCCCATGCGCATCCTGGAGTGGCTGGGCCTGGGCGCCCTGGGTGGCACCTCCCTCGGCGTCGTCTACCGGAGGCTCTGCGGACGGGCCTCGGTGACGCTGAGCTGGGCCGTGCTGGCCGTCTACACCATGCTGGTCGTCGAGCTGGCCGGGCGGCACTACCTGCTGGAGTCGCGGCGCCTCAGCCCTCAGCTCTACTCCCTGGTGCCCGCCACCGAGTGCTGCACGCCCGCCATGCTGTTCTCCGCCCCGGCTGCCCGCCGGGTGTTGGCGTACCTGGGCGGAGTGCGGTGCCGGCCGGGCTACGCCAAGGACACAGCGCTCTACGCCCTGCTGCGGGCACACGGCGAGACTGCGTACGCCCTGGAGCCCAACCTGGTCACGCACATCGGGCTGTACTCCACCCTCCGGGGTCCCATCGCTGAGCCCAGTCTCTGA